The Lachnospiraceae bacterium genome includes the window ACGGGGCGGATGTCCTGCGGCAATATGAGGCGCAGCGCGGGCAGGACGGAATGCTGGCGGAGAAGCAGGCGGCTGCGCAGCAGGAGGCAGCGGGCAAGAAATATGCTGCAAATTATAAGCATCTGACGGATCGCGGTGAGCTGGTGGCGTCTAAGTCGGAGGAGATGATTGCTAATATGCTGAGTGCGCGGGGGATTCGATATGAGTATGAGAGGGAGATGATGGTGGCGGGCGTGAGCCTGAAGCCGGATTTTGTGATATGGCGCGCAGATGGGAGTATGGTGATCTGGGAGCATGCGGGGCTGCTGGATGATGTGAAGTATCGAAAGAATTTTGAAAGGAAGATGGAGCTGTACCGCCAAGAGGGATTCACGCAGATGAAAAATCTGATCGTGACATACGATGAAAATGGGGCATTTAGCATGAGGGCGGTGCGGAGAATGATTACGGCGTATGGGCTGTAATTGAGGGGGCTTGGCCCCCTCTGGGCGGAGGTCCGTCCCTTTAGCATGAGGGGGTAGTTTTGAGAAGGGCATTTGGAGCAATTTAACGTAGAGAATGTGTTTTAGGACCGTTAGGGATAAGCCTTTGGCAGTGATTTAACGTATCAAATGGGCCGTTAGGCACGTTATCCTAGAAAAGAGAAGGGTGATCTAACTGAGAAAAGCAGCAATTTGCCCCGTTAAATCAGCAAAAATAGCAGGAAGGCAACGTGCAAAAAGGGCCCGAGGCACGTTAAAATAGGAAATATCAGCATGAGGTAACGCGGTGACAAAGGGACGGACCGTCCTCTCAAAATATTAAAGTACTTTTTTTATGCAGAAGCTTGAGTTTTTGTGCAAATTGCTTTATACTAAAGAACAACACCAAGTTTAAGGAGATGGAATGATGAATCAGGATTTTTCTTTTGTCGACGAGATCTGTCGTGCATATATTGATAAAGGCTATTTCCCTTCAGTAGTAGTAGGTATTTTTGATAAGGAGGGTACACTGTATCGCACAGCATTAGGGGATAACCCCACCCACACATCCGTGCGGCAGCCCGTAAACCCAGACACTATATATGATGTGGCTTCTATGACCAAAATCGCAACATCTACACAGATTTTGCTGTTAATGGATGCCGGCCAGCTTACGCTGGAAACCACTGTGCCAGAAGTGCTGACCGAGATCAAGGCGAGACCGACCCTGTATGAGCGGCTTAAAGATGTCACTATGTATCAGCTGCTTACTCATACATCCGGCATCATTGACTGGTATCCCTTCTATGTGCAGGCAGGGCAGGATTTTTACGATGTATTTGAATCTTTTATCGGCAGCACCGAGATCGAGCCGGGGATGGTGTATTCCGATATGAATTTCATGCTGCTGGGAAAAGTGATTGAGAAAATTCAGGGAAAACCGCTGCAGCAGTGTCAGGAAGAATTTAAACAGCTGCTTGAGGCCTCGCATATGGATTTCCTGCCTAAGGATTTCACCAATATGGCACCGTCCAGCTATGGCAACGGCATCGAAGAAGAAATGTGCGCAGAGCGCGGGCTGACCTTTGATGGCTGGCGCAGCAAAACAGAAATTACGCTGGGCGCCGTGAATGACGGAAACGCACATTATTTCTTTGACGGAGTCGCAGGGCATGCCGGCATTTTTGCCAATGTGGATGCCTATGAGCGTCTTGGCCGGCTGTATCTAAACAGCAGCTCGCCGCTCTTTCAGCAGTCGATGAAGGAACAGACCGATGGACGCGGGCTTGGCTGGCAGACGGGTGATATGTATCCGGCAGGCTGCGGTCATACCGGCTTTACCGGCACCTGTATCTGGGTTTGCCCGGAGAAAGGCATCGGTGCCATCGCCTTTACTAATCGGCTTTGCTATCCCGATCGGTATGGAACGAATACCAATGAATTCCGCAGAGAGCTGAACCAGGCGATTTATCAGGCGCTTTAATGCGAAAGGGACGGTGATTGCAGTGACGATTGCACAGGTCAGTGAAAAATATCATATAACGGCCGATACGCTGCGGTATTATGAAAAGATCGGGCTGATTCCGCCGGTCAACCGTAATAAAAACGGAGTGCGGGATTATACAGAGGAAAACTGTAGATGGGTCGAATTTATCAAGTGCATGCGCTGTGCAGGACTGCAGATCGAAGCGCTGGTTAGCTACGTAAAGCTATTTAAAGAAGGGGACGCGACAGCGCAGGAGCGCTTGCAGATCCTTTTAGAGCAGCGGCAGCGCCTGACTGAGCGGATGCAGGAGATGCAGGAGGCGCTGGAGCATTTGGACGATAAAATTGAACGATATGATGTACTGCAAAAAGCAGGCTGTATGTAAGAAATCAAATAAAATCAGGAGGTAAAATCATGTTAGATATTCGAAGAGTAGAAAGAAGAGTAAGTCATCAGAAGAAGGAAATAAACAAGTGTCAAAGTCCGACGGTATAGTGAGGGCACGGTGAGCCTTTAATCACTGCCTACCCTGCTGCGCTGTCGGGTACAGGCCCTTGTTTATCTAAGCGATTATTTAGGATAGATGAGGAGCAAGGATAGATGAAATATTTGAATGCAGCAGAGATATTGCCGGCAGAGCTGATTCGGGAAATCCAAAAGCATGTCAGCGGCAATTTAATATATATTCCCAATGCTTACAGCCCCAAAAAGTGGGGAGAAAAAAGCGGTTCCAGAGAATACTACCGCAAACGTAATCAGGCGATTTGCGCAGCTTATCAAGAGGGAGTCAAGATGGAAGAGCTGACCAAGCAGTATGGGTTAGCGTATGACACCATCCGCCGTATTATTTATGGGAATATCACAAAATAAACAATAAAAAAGGACAAACGGAGTAATGTCGTTTGTCCTTTTATTTTTTAAGCATTTTCCTGTTTTTTCCTCACCAGCTCAATGGCCTGCTTGCCGGTCAGATGCTCTACGATCATTTCCAGAACGCATACCGAATCCCAAGATTTTTCAATTTCATGGCTGCGGTTTTCCTCTGTGTCATCGGGCGCATATTTTAGAGCCAGCTTCTGCAAGGCAAGCATCCGCTCCGTATGATCCTGAAGAAAACGGATCCGGCCAAAAGCGATTGCACTGCGAAAATGCGTTGTATAAGTCTCAGGAATGACTTCATCCTGATCAATCACACAAAAAGAAACCTCATTCTTTTTGCGCAGCGCGTCGATCTTATGACCTGTCTTGGCCGAATGAAAAAAGATGCGACCCTCGTCATAGACATAGCTCATCGGCAGCGCATAAGGATACGGCTCGTCTCCCATGAGCGCAAGCACGCCAGAGGTTCCTGCCTTCATAATAGCAATACAATCATCAAGAGGCAGCTGCTGGCCGCTTCTTCTCATTTCTCGAATCATACGATTTCCCTTTCTCTTTTGGTATCACATATTTATGCCTATCATAAGTGAAAAGCCATCAAAAGTCAAGAAAAGAAGCGCAGCTCATGGACGATAGCGCAGCCATTTGGGCGGAAGGGAACAGGCAGAGAACCCTTCGCGCCATGCGCGCAAAAGAGATTGAGCGAATGCCGTTAGGGGGACGGCTGTCAGAAGCAGCCAGAGATTTCCCAGAGAGGCGGCCGCTGTGATGACGGCGAGGACCCAAAAGGGGGACAGGCCGGAGGAACTGCTCAAAAAGTGAGGACTGAGAAACAGGTTGTCGATTTGCTGCCAGAGCAGGAGCAGGCAGCAGGTGACGATCATTTCGGGCAGCCCATATAAAAAGGAAAGGAAGGAGCAAAGCAGGATGCCGAGCAGGGGACCGATAAATGGAATCAGATTGGCGAAAAAGGTGAGCAGCCCCATGAAAAGGGGAGAGGGGATGGAGAGGCGGAAGAGAAGGTTGGCGGCCATGCTGCTGAAGAAGATGGCAGCGGCCTGGATCAGGCTGAGGAGGAGCTTGGAGCTGATGAAGGCGCGGAAGGCGCGGTCTAGCAGGCTGAGAATAAGCAGGGAGCGCTCGGCGGCAGCAACCGGCAGGAGATGATAGAGGGAAGCGGCAGTGGCTTCGCCTAAGGAGTGGTGCGTGAGGAGAAAATAAAAGGACATGATAAGAGCGATGAAAAAGGAACCGAGACCGCTGAGGAGCGAGGAGAGGGAAGTGAGCAGATCGAAAAGACTTCCCAGAAATTCGGGCAGCTTTTCGAGAAAAGGCTGCAGGTAGGCGCTGAGTGAAAGCTGTGCATATAGGGCCGGGAGGCTGCCGAGCAGATCGGACAGTGCCTGCAACAAATCGGGAATAAGGAAAAGGAGAAGGAGTGCGAGAAAGGCAAAAAAGCCTAAATAGGTGAGCAGCAGTGAGAGCAGGCGGGGAAGGCGGAGGGTATCGCTGAAAAAGTTGACAATGGGTTCTAGGAGATAGATGCAGGCAGCTGCAGCTAAAAGCGGATGCAGACAGGTGATGATCAGGGCAAGGCCGCCTTTTTCAAATAATAGATAAAGGCCTGTTAACAGGATGAGTAAGGGGAAATGACGGGAACAGGAGGAAAAAAAGGATTTCATAGCACGTACCTCGGGATGAATTAAAATGCCGCATAAAATAGCTTGTCATTTCTTTTATAATATGTGGCAAAATTCGGAATTATGAATTGCCGTTTTTGGTTGACGATTCAGACAACTAGGTATATAATTATGTATCGATGTCAATTGAAACCGGAGGTTAAGAAAATGGCACGCTACGAAAAAGAAGACTTTAAGAGAAATATGAAAATTCGCTTGAACTTTAACAATATGATGGAGAAGTTTGTGGGCGAAAAAGGCATTACCGAGGCGGAGCTGGCAGCTTTATCCGAAAAGATTGATTTGGCGGAAGCTGCGATGGTGCAAAAGCGCAAAGAGGGCGGCATGGATTGGAGAGATCTGCCGTATAATCAGGCTGAGGTGGTAGAGGATATCCTCTGCTATGCCAATGAAGTGAAGGATCAGTTTGAAGCCTTTGTTGTGCTGGGCATCGGCGGATCTGCGCTGGGTCCTATTGCGCTGCAGCAGGCGATTAACCATCCGTATTATAATGAGCTGCCGCGTGAAAAGCGCGGAGGCTGGCCTAAGTTTTATGTAGCGGATAATGTGGATCCGGAACGGCTGGTGTATCTGTTTGATACCATCGATCCGGCAACAACGCTGTTTAATGTAACCTCTAAATCCGGCGGCACCTCAGAGACCATG containing:
- a CDS encoding beta-lactamase family protein, producing MNQDFSFVDEICRAYIDKGYFPSVVVGIFDKEGTLYRTALGDNPTHTSVRQPVNPDTIYDVASMTKIATSTQILLLMDAGQLTLETTVPEVLTEIKARPTLYERLKDVTMYQLLTHTSGIIDWYPFYVQAGQDFYDVFESFIGSTEIEPGMVYSDMNFMLLGKVIEKIQGKPLQQCQEEFKQLLEASHMDFLPKDFTNMAPSSYGNGIEEEMCAERGLTFDGWRSKTEITLGAVNDGNAHYFFDGVAGHAGIFANVDAYERLGRLYLNSSSPLFQQSMKEQTDGRGLGWQTGDMYPAGCGHTGFTGTCIWVCPEKGIGAIAFTNRLCYPDRYGTNTNEFRRELNQAIYQAL
- a CDS encoding MerR family transcriptional regulator — its product is MTIAQVSEKYHITADTLRYYEKIGLIPPVNRNKNGVRDYTEENCRWVEFIKCMRCAGLQIEALVSYVKLFKEGDATAQERLQILLEQRQRLTERMQEMQEALEHLDDKIERYDVLQKAGCM
- a CDS encoding pyridoxamine 5'-phosphate oxidase family protein; translated protein: MIREMRRSGQQLPLDDCIAIMKAGTSGVLALMGDEPYPYALPMSYVYDEGRIFFHSAKTGHKIDALRKKNEVSFCVIDQDEVIPETYTTHFRSAIAFGRIRFLQDHTERMLALQKLALKYAPDDTEENRSHEIEKSWDSVCVLEMIVEHLTGKQAIELVRKKQENA
- a CDS encoding AI-2E family transporter; the encoded protein is MKSFFSSCSRHFPLLILLTGLYLLFEKGGLALIITCLHPLLAAAACIYLLEPIVNFFSDTLRLPRLLSLLLTYLGFFAFLALLLLFLIPDLLQALSDLLGSLPALYAQLSLSAYLQPFLEKLPEFLGSLFDLLTSLSSLLSGLGSFFIALIMSFYFLLTHHSLGEATAASLYHLLPVAAAERSLLILSLLDRAFRAFISSKLLLSLIQAAAIFFSSMAANLLFRLSIPSPLFMGLLTFFANLIPFIGPLLGILLCSFLSFLYGLPEMIVTCCLLLLWQQIDNLFLSPHFLSSSSGLSPFWVLAVITAAASLGNLWLLLTAVPLTAFAQSLLRAWREGFSACSLPPKWLRYRP